The Chryseobacterium suipulveris genome window below encodes:
- the sucC gene encoding ADP-forming succinate--CoA ligase subunit beta yields MNLHEYQSKEILAKYGVNIQRGFVANNVDEAVDAANKLKAMTGNEGWVVKAQVHAGGRGKGGGVKFSPNMDKLKENAQNIIGMQLVTPQTSAEGKKVNSVLIAEDVYYPGETETKEFYVSILLDRAKGKNMIVYSTEGGMDIEHVAEVTPHLIHNEVIDPAVGLQGFQARKIAFNLGLSGDSFKDFTKFITNLYNAYVGIDASLFEINPVLKTSDNKIIAVDAKVTLDDNALFRHKDLAELRDTREEDPTDVEAGEAGLNFVKLDGDVACMVNGAGLAMATMDIIKLSGGNPANFLDVGGTADAERVQKAFGIILKDPNVKAILINIFGGIVRCDRVAQGVVDAYKAMGSLPVPLIVRLQGTNAVEAKQLIDNSGLPVHSAITLEEAANKVKEVIGH; encoded by the coding sequence ATGAATCTTCACGAGTATCAGTCTAAAGAGATTTTAGCAAAGTATGGCGTTAATATTCAGCGTGGTTTCGTGGCAAACAACGTGGATGAAGCAGTGGATGCAGCCAACAAATTGAAAGCAATGACCGGGAACGAAGGTTGGGTGGTTAAAGCCCAGGTTCACGCAGGTGGTCGCGGAAAAGGTGGTGGTGTAAAATTCTCGCCGAATATGGACAAGCTGAAAGAAAATGCACAGAACATTATCGGGATGCAGCTGGTTACGCCGCAAACTTCTGCGGAAGGGAAAAAGGTAAATTCCGTACTGATCGCTGAAGATGTGTATTACCCGGGAGAAACCGAAACCAAGGAATTTTATGTTTCGATCCTTTTGGACAGAGCTAAAGGAAAAAACATGATCGTGTATTCTACCGAAGGTGGGATGGATATCGAACATGTTGCCGAGGTGACTCCGCATTTGATCCACAACGAGGTGATTGATCCAGCTGTCGGACTTCAGGGATTCCAGGCGAGAAAGATTGCATTCAACTTGGGTTTAAGCGGCGATTCGTTCAAGGATTTCACCAAATTCATTACCAATCTTTATAATGCTTATGTAGGGATCGACGCTTCTCTTTTCGAGATCAATCCGGTTCTGAAAACCTCAGACAACAAAATCATTGCGGTAGATGCGAAAGTGACTTTGGACGACAACGCATTGTTCCGTCACAAAGATTTGGCTGAACTTAGAGATACAAGAGAAGAAGATCCGACTGATGTGGAAGCTGGTGAAGCCGGACTGAACTTCGTGAAACTCGACGGTGATGTTGCATGTATGGTAAATGGAGCAGGTTTGGCGATGGCGACGATGGACATTATTAAACTTTCGGGCGGTAATCCTGCAAACTTCCTTGACGTGGGTGGAACTGCGGATGCTGAAAGAGTGCAGAAAGCGTTCGGAATCATTCTGAAAGATCCGAACGTGAAGGCAATCCTTATCAATATCTTCGGTGGAATTGTACGTTGCGACAGAGTTGCACAGGGAGTTGTGGACGCCTACAAAGCGATGGGTTCACTACCTGTTCCGCTCATCGTTCGTCTTCAGGGAACGAATGCTGTTGAAGCAAAACAGTTGATCGACAATTCCGGTCTACCTGTTCACTCGGCGATTACTTTGGAGGAAGCTGCAAATAAAGTGAAGGAGGTGATTGGTCATTAA
- a CDS encoding hydroxymethylglutaryl-CoA reductase, degradative, protein MTHKPVEGFSKLPKQGKIDWIVNEYLHGKEEYQKILKQYWNEDAQLQKLHEEFSENTISNFYMPYGIAPNFLIDGKLLALPMAVEESSVVAAASKSAKFWIDKGGFKTTIINTKKLGHTHFIFNVESHKLQHFFNFKLKQKLFEATEDITKNMRNRGGGILNIRLIDKTADMPNYYQIKASFDTVDSMGANFINSCLEQFGKTLKDEVAKDETFTAEEKDSLQIVMNILSNFTPDCIVRAEVSCKIDDLNDDSGISNEEFATKFKRAVTIAEIEPFRATTHNKGIMNGVDAVVIATGNDFRATEACAHAYAAKDGRYRSLTHCTIDDGVFRFWIDLPISVGVVGGLTNLHPLVKFSLALLGKPSAQELMSILAVSGLAQNFAALRSLVTTGIQKGHMKMHLFNILNQFNATEEEKQHFVTYFKDKTVSHHEVIAELERIRKNN, encoded by the coding sequence ATGACCCACAAACCGGTTGAAGGTTTTTCCAAGCTGCCAAAACAGGGAAAAATCGATTGGATTGTTAATGAATATCTCCACGGAAAAGAGGAATACCAGAAAATACTGAAACAATATTGGAACGAAGATGCGCAATTGCAGAAGCTCCACGAGGAATTTTCTGAAAATACCATTTCCAATTTTTACATGCCCTATGGAATTGCACCCAACTTCCTGATTGACGGTAAGTTACTGGCTTTGCCAATGGCGGTTGAGGAAAGTTCAGTGGTTGCAGCCGCTTCAAAATCGGCAAAATTTTGGATCGATAAAGGCGGTTTTAAAACGACGATTATCAACACCAAAAAATTAGGTCACACTCATTTCATATTTAATGTGGAATCGCACAAGCTGCAACATTTCTTCAACTTTAAACTGAAACAGAAACTGTTTGAAGCCACGGAAGACATCACCAAAAATATGCGCAACCGCGGCGGTGGAATCCTGAATATCCGACTGATCGACAAAACCGCGGATATGCCGAATTATTACCAGATCAAGGCGAGTTTCGATACCGTGGATTCGATGGGAGCGAATTTCATCAACTCCTGTCTTGAACAGTTCGGGAAAACGCTGAAAGACGAGGTTGCGAAAGACGAAACCTTTACCGCAGAAGAAAAAGATTCGTTGCAGATTGTGATGAACATTCTTTCGAACTTCACACCTGACTGTATAGTGAGAGCTGAAGTTTCCTGTAAAATCGACGACCTGAATGACGACAGCGGAATTTCCAACGAAGAGTTTGCGACCAAGTTCAAACGTGCGGTAACGATTGCAGAGATTGAACCTTTCCGGGCAACTACCCACAACAAGGGAATTATGAACGGTGTAGATGCGGTGGTAATCGCGACTGGAAACGACTTCCGAGCAACGGAAGCGTGTGCTCACGCGTATGCTGCGAAAGACGGAAGATACCGAAGTTTAACCCACTGCACGATCGACGACGGAGTTTTCAGATTCTGGATCGATCTTCCAATTTCGGTGGGAGTTGTTGGTGGCTTGACGAATCTGCATCCTTTGGTGAAATTTTCTCTTGCTTTGTTGGGAAAACCTTCTGCACAGGAGCTGATGAGTATTTTGGCGGTTTCAGGATTGGCGCAGAATTTTGCGGCACTCCGCTCGCTCGTAACGACCGGAATCCAGAAAGGACACATGAAGATGCATTTGTTCAATATCCTCAATCAGTTTAATGCCACCGAGGAAGAAAAACAGCACTTTGTAACTTACTTCAAGGACAAAACGGTGAGCCACCACGAGGTGATTGCGGAGTTGGAGAGAATTAGAAAAAATAATTAA
- a CDS encoding YCF48-related protein: MKLKLSFFFLFLVILLSAQNSWEVLNPKPSSGSYRSLVFNNNRGFAINDSQQLIITADYGQSWSVKQQVSSANDIKFFGNNGYIVGDSGYVLKSVDSGETWSVINVGASENLNSVDVFSNKIIISSGTNLYVSTDGVSWNKIPFNIPNVWAVKTVFTSSSKGVVYTKGSIFRTADGGNTWNLTYGDNQKANDLNLLYFKNENEGYLHDYHRNFLKTVDGGQTWSAVVANIPYRVKSAFFINESTGFLVGQYGNIYKTTDNGASWVNYPESYFIDSGKDLNSVYFTSSTQGFAVGNNGIILKTDNNGDTWEKYTFTYDSVYKIQKNNNFTVINAGTSFFKTNDYASWQKLGSPVEEGLYPYIMDFQFVSDLVGYALVGTSGSTNLAKTVDGGVSWTIVPDSYSGARKLQFINENVGFRSDSGLTKTTDGGLTWTTLSNAAYYNVKFVSEQVGYAMGNSKLYKSVDGGMIWNIISGAEYINGFDVINENTIYASASNSFMRTNSGGEKWEKVNVPNNYYYVNFSDANIGFLTGGNINDNLYTDNGGITWNSFGKLYDTSVFTAFDQQLYTGSGYGRLARTNITTYNPFHLVARPASLVTAEKAVLAGYASANIGKFDNVVFEVSTDNAFSNIVESVSAPGNILQNQNTFLSATVNNLMPSTKYFFRVRAVHQGTTQYSNVLDFTTLPSFTQVLSFPKIHTNQVTMKADITSNDSNGIQNIQFIYGTDQTSLNNVINVTPNSVDGNSSQSIPYVLSGLQADTRYYVKIKFNHNGNEFLSNVYTFKTLNGPLLRINPNSGSSFFTGFVSADADVSNIVFQYGTLNFEQTLESVPNFVEAGTSNAIRSIYASNFGLYPVIFYRAKAEHLGNTIYSKILLEIMGIPIDIARKNEVVNSPSSAKVNGYINTDGNSITNLKVVYGTSSASLNNSVTINPGPYTVGDTDEISADLNGLDENTTYYYRYSARYNNQTHYSDIYSFKLAELGTHSTKKEEWTVYPNPFDQIFKINGTVENVVSAALFDSSGKLIRNIDKNKNLADHGFDTGEISSGLYFLHLKLKSGEIVIKKIMKK, encoded by the coding sequence ATGAAATTAAAACTATCTTTTTTCTTCCTGTTTCTTGTGATTCTATTGTCTGCACAAAACAGTTGGGAAGTGCTAAACCCTAAACCCAGCAGCGGCTCATATAGATCTTTGGTTTTTAATAATAATCGAGGGTTCGCGATTAATGATTCCCAGCAACTTATCATTACAGCTGATTATGGTCAAAGCTGGTCAGTGAAACAGCAGGTTTCTTCGGCAAACGATATTAAGTTCTTTGGTAATAATGGATATATTGTTGGCGACAGTGGCTATGTCTTGAAATCCGTAGATTCTGGCGAAACCTGGTCGGTAATTAACGTCGGAGCTTCGGAAAATTTAAATAGCGTAGATGTTTTTTCCAACAAAATAATCATCTCTTCAGGTACTAATCTATATGTTTCAACGGATGGAGTATCATGGAACAAAATTCCTTTCAACATTCCCAATGTTTGGGCGGTAAAGACTGTTTTCACCAGCTCTTCGAAGGGAGTGGTCTACACAAAAGGAAGTATCTTCAGAACAGCAGATGGCGGCAATACTTGGAATCTGACTTATGGTGACAATCAGAAAGCAAATGACCTGAATCTTCTTTACTTTAAGAATGAAAACGAAGGTTACCTGCATGACTATCACAGAAATTTTCTTAAGACAGTTGACGGTGGTCAAACCTGGTCCGCTGTTGTCGCCAATATTCCTTATCGAGTGAAGTCGGCTTTCTTTATTAATGAAAGTACCGGTTTCCTCGTTGGTCAGTATGGGAATATTTATAAAACAACAGACAATGGCGCATCATGGGTAAATTATCCTGAAAGCTATTTCATAGACTCAGGAAAAGACTTGAACAGCGTTTACTTTACAAGTTCTACTCAAGGTTTTGCTGTTGGAAATAACGGAATTATTTTAAAGACCGATAATAATGGCGATACTTGGGAGAAGTATACGTTTACATATGATTCCGTGTATAAGATTCAAAAAAATAATAATTTCACCGTAATAAACGCAGGAACCAGTTTTTTTAAAACAAATGATTATGCTTCATGGCAAAAATTGGGATCTCCTGTAGAGGAGGGACTTTATCCATATATCATGGACTTCCAGTTTGTTTCTGATCTTGTTGGTTATGCGCTTGTTGGTACTTCTGGTTCCACTAATTTGGCAAAAACTGTGGATGGAGGCGTTAGCTGGACAATAGTTCCAGATAGTTATAGTGGAGCGAGAAAGTTGCAGTTCATCAACGAGAATGTTGGTTTTAGGAGCGACAGCGGATTGACGAAAACAACCGATGGCGGATTAACATGGACCACGTTGTCTAATGCCGCATACTATAATGTAAAATTTGTTAGCGAGCAAGTTGGCTACGCGATGGGGAACTCCAAACTGTACAAATCAGTTGACGGTGGAATGATTTGGAATATCATCTCCGGAGCCGAATATATCAATGGATTTGACGTGATAAATGAAAATACCATTTATGCATCAGCAAGTAACAGCTTCATGCGTACAAATAGCGGTGGCGAAAAATGGGAAAAAGTAAATGTCCCAAATAACTATTATTATGTAAACTTCAGTGATGCAAATATTGGTTTTCTTACTGGGGGGAATATAAACGATAACCTGTATACCGACAATGGTGGTATTACATGGAACTCATTCGGCAAGTTATATGACACAAGTGTTTTTACGGCTTTTGACCAGCAACTTTACACGGGTTCGGGTTATGGGAGACTAGCTAGAACAAACATTACAACTTATAATCCTTTTCATCTTGTTGCTCGCCCTGCGAGTTTGGTCACTGCTGAGAAGGCGGTGTTGGCAGGATATGCAAGTGCAAACATCGGCAAGTTCGATAACGTTGTCTTTGAGGTAAGTACAGATAATGCTTTCAGCAACATAGTTGAATCGGTTTCAGCTCCTGGAAACATCCTTCAAAACCAAAATACGTTTCTATCAGCAACTGTTAATAATCTGATGCCTTCAACCAAATATTTTTTTAGAGTTAGAGCCGTCCATCAAGGAACTACACAGTACAGTAATGTGTTGGATTTTACTACGCTTCCTTCGTTTACCCAGGTTCTTTCTTTTCCGAAAATTCATACGAATCAAGTTACCATGAAAGCAGATATCACCAGCAATGACAGCAATGGAATTCAGAATATTCAGTTCATTTACGGTACTGATCAAACAAGCTTAAATAATGTTATTAATGTAACTCCAAATTCTGTAGATGGAAACTCGTCACAATCAATCCCATATGTTTTAAGTGGTCTTCAGGCGGATACAAGGTATTATGTAAAAATAAAATTCAATCATAATGGCAATGAGTTCTTGAGTAATGTATATACCTTCAAGACATTGAATGGACCTTTATTAAGGATCAACCCAAATTCAGGATCTAGTTTTTTCACAGGATTCGTAAGTGCAGATGCAGATGTTTCCAACATTGTTTTTCAGTATGGCACATTGAATTTTGAACAAACTTTGGAATCAGTTCCAAACTTTGTTGAAGCAGGTACTTCCAACGCAATTCGTTCAATTTATGCCTCCAATTTCGGATTGTATCCCGTAATTTTTTATCGTGCAAAAGCGGAACATCTGGGAAATACGATATACAGCAAAATACTCCTTGAGATCATGGGAATCCCAATTGATATAGCTCGCAAAAACGAAGTAGTCAATTCACCGTCCTCTGCTAAAGTTAATGGTTACATTAATACAGACGGAAACAGTATTACCAATCTCAAGGTTGTTTACGGAACCAGCTCAGCGTCGCTCAACAATAGCGTAACAATAAATCCAGGTCCTTACACAGTAGGTGATACAGACGAGATTTCTGCAGACCTTAATGGTTTGGATGAGAACACAACGTACTATTATCGTTATTCAGCACGCTACAACAACCAAACTCATTATTCAGATATTTATAGCTTTAAGTTAGCAGAACTAGGAACTCATTCAACGAAAAAAGAAGAATGGACGGTTTATCCTAATCCATTCGATCAAATTTTTAAGATTAACGGAACAGTAGAAAATGTGGTAAGTGCAGCATTATTTGATTCGAGCGGGAAGTTGATCAGAAATATAGACAAAAATAAAAATCTTGCTGACCATGGTTTTGATACGGGCGAAATTTCATCAGGATTGTACTTTTTGCATCTTAAACTAAAATCTGGTGAAATCGTGATCAAAAAAATTATGAAGAAATAA
- a CDS encoding ABC-F family ATP-binding cassette domain-containing protein has protein sequence MISVQGLGLHHSGNYLFQNVNFTIKKDDKIGLVGKNGAGKSTLLKMLSGEINFFEGFIVPEGNITIGFLKQDLDFVKGRTVWNETLQAFEQINAMKAELDDVNHQLATRTDYESDAYEKLIHRMTELNDLLMHHDAYNLEGDVEKVLLGLGFKADDFHKITDEFSGGWRMRIELAKLLLQKNDLMLLDEPTNHLDMESIIWLESFLKEYPGSIVLVSHDKQFMTSVCNRTFDINNKKIDDYKANYSKYLELSKERKEKLTQAKKNQDAEIKQMEDNINRFRASATKASFAQSLIKKLEKIERIEIDNDDVSKFNIRFVQSVVPGKVIFEAKNLGKAYGKKQVFDKVDFFVERGSRIALLGQNGQGKTTLAKILAGEIKDYSGEWNLGHNVNIGYFAQNQEEVLSPNKTVLEEAEDAATEETRPRVRDLLGSFLFQGDDVTKKTRVLSGGERNRLALCKLLLRPFNTLIMDEPTNHLDIQSKEIIKLALQKFEGTLIVISHDREFLQGLSDKIFEFRDGRMKEFLGNIDEYLEFRQKESIREISAEKSKLSEMRNEPVVQKEDVPSNDVKPHQSNPVPSNSGSNSFQTKEQKNLQNKIKKVEEKISALELEIENFESSFAKENPSAEILEQYNSKKEELDLALQEWEYLGTQLES, from the coding sequence ATGATTTCAGTTCAGGGTTTAGGTCTGCACCACTCGGGAAATTATCTTTTTCAGAACGTCAATTTTACCATTAAGAAAGATGATAAGATCGGTTTGGTCGGGAAAAATGGAGCAGGGAAATCTACGCTGCTGAAAATGCTTTCCGGGGAAATTAATTTCTTCGAAGGTTTTATCGTTCCTGAAGGAAATATCACCATCGGTTTCCTGAAGCAGGATTTGGATTTCGTGAAAGGAAGAACGGTATGGAATGAGACTTTGCAGGCATTCGAACAGATCAACGCGATGAAGGCGGAACTCGATGACGTGAATCATCAGTTGGCGACAAGAACCGATTACGAAAGCGACGCCTACGAAAAATTGATCCATCGAATGACGGAATTAAATGATTTGTTGATGCACCACGACGCATACAATTTGGAAGGTGATGTGGAAAAAGTGCTTTTAGGATTAGGTTTTAAAGCCGATGATTTCCACAAAATTACTGATGAGTTTTCCGGAGGTTGGAGAATGAGAATCGAGTTGGCAAAACTCCTCCTTCAGAAAAACGACTTGATGCTCCTCGACGAACCGACGAACCACCTCGATATGGAGTCCATCATTTGGCTCGAAAGTTTTCTGAAGGAATATCCCGGTTCCATCGTTTTGGTGAGCCACGACAAACAGTTTATGACTTCCGTTTGCAACCGGACTTTCGATATTAACAATAAAAAGATTGACGACTATAAAGCCAACTATTCCAAATACCTTGAGCTGAGTAAGGAGCGAAAGGAAAAACTCACCCAAGCAAAGAAAAACCAGGACGCGGAAATCAAGCAGATGGAAGACAATATCAACCGGTTCCGTGCTTCTGCAACGAAGGCATCTTTTGCGCAGTCTTTGATTAAAAAATTAGAAAAAATCGAGCGCATCGAGATTGATAATGACGATGTTTCCAAATTCAACATCCGTTTTGTGCAGTCGGTTGTTCCCGGTAAAGTTATTTTCGAGGCGAAGAATTTAGGGAAAGCATATGGCAAGAAACAGGTTTTCGACAAAGTGGATTTCTTTGTGGAACGAGGAAGCAGAATCGCGCTTCTCGGGCAAAACGGACAGGGCAAAACGACTTTGGCAAAAATCCTCGCCGGTGAAATCAAAGATTATTCAGGAGAATGGAATCTCGGTCACAATGTGAATATTGGGTATTTTGCGCAAAATCAGGAAGAAGTTCTTTCGCCGAACAAAACTGTTTTGGAGGAAGCCGAAGACGCCGCAACCGAAGAAACCCGACCGCGAGTTCGCGATTTGTTGGGAAGCTTTCTTTTTCAGGGCGATGACGTGACGAAGAAAACCCGCGTTCTTTCCGGGGGTGAGCGAAACCGACTGGCTTTGTGTAAATTACTTTTACGTCCGTTCAACACCCTGATTATGGACGAACCGACAAACCACCTCGATATTCAGTCCAAGGAAATTATCAAATTGGCGCTACAAAAATTCGAAGGAACGTTGATTGTGATTTCTCACGACCGTGAATTTTTGCAAGGACTTTCCGACAAAATCTTTGAATTCCGCGACGGAAGGATGAAGGAGTTTCTCGGAAACATTGATGAATACCTTGAGTTCAGGCAAAAAGAATCGATCCGTGAAATTTCGGCCGAAAAGTCGAAACTGTCGGAAATGCGAAACGAACCCGTTGTTCAAAAGGAAGACGTTCCATCAAACGATGTCAAACCACATCAATCCAACCCTGTCCCGAGCAATTCGGGATCAAACTCTTTTCAAACCAAAGAACAAAAAAACCTTCAAAACAAGATCAAAAAAGTCGAGGAAAAGATTTCTGCTTTAGAACTGGAGATTGAAAATTTTGAAAGTTCCTTTGCCAAAGAAAATCCGTCGGCTGAAATTTTGGAACAGTATAATTCCAAAAAAGAGGAGCTGGATCTGGCTTTGCAGGAATGGGAGTATTTGGGAACGCAGCTGGAAAGTTAA
- a CDS encoding DUF423 domain-containing protein: protein MKSLTLIIGAVYGLLSVILGAFGAHAFKKILSPDRLESFETGVRYQMYAAFFLLIVGWILKYETKSENWISWMMIFGTLLFSFSIYFLAFQDYLGVNLKFLGPITPIGGLLMIISWVMLIFYFVKMKF from the coding sequence ATGAAATCATTAACTTTAATTATTGGTGCAGTTTACGGGCTGCTTTCCGTAATCTTGGGAGCGTTCGGTGCGCATGCCTTCAAAAAAATTCTATCGCCGGATCGGCTTGAAAGTTTCGAGACCGGAGTGCGTTACCAAATGTATGCAGCATTCTTCCTCTTGATTGTCGGCTGGATTTTGAAATACGAAACGAAATCTGAAAACTGGATTTCTTGGATGATGATCTTTGGAACGCTGCTGTTTTCTTTCAGTATTTATTTCCTTGCGTTTCAGGATTATTTGGGAGTCAACCTGAAGTTTCTCGGGCCAATCACGCCGATTGGTGGTTTGCTGATGATTATTTCCTGGGTAATGCTGATTTTCTATTTTGTAAAAATGAAATTCTAA
- a CDS encoding DUF4846 domain-containing protein: MKYISLFLMFFLLLNCEQKVVSSTQVVGETDAVYEKPGKVEINREKNTIIERFQPPQGFTWITSEENSYGNFIEHFPLKSYGSPIVKFNSEPVANQNLREGVFDLDVGTRDLQQCADAVIRMRSEFLFKTRKFDEIKFHFTSGDLLTWNDYREGVRAFVNGNKVTFRKAETRDDSYGNFIKYLELVYNYAGTISQFRETKPLKSNSDLRTGDLLITAGSPGHVVFIAGTCKNEKGEKRYLLAEGFTPAQSISIMSNPFDPKISPWYELDVNAAEIRTSRYRFQPVNFRRY, from the coding sequence ATGAAATATATTTCCCTATTCCTGATGTTCTTTCTGCTTCTCAATTGCGAGCAAAAAGTCGTTTCCTCAACTCAAGTGGTTGGAGAAACTGATGCTGTTTATGAAAAGCCAGGTAAAGTTGAAATCAACCGGGAAAAGAATACGATTATCGAGCGATTTCAGCCACCACAAGGTTTTACCTGGATAACATCTGAGGAAAATTCGTACGGCAACTTCATTGAGCATTTTCCCCTGAAAAGCTATGGTTCCCCAATCGTGAAATTCAACAGCGAACCAGTTGCCAACCAAAACCTGCGCGAAGGAGTTTTCGATCTCGATGTTGGAACCAGAGATTTGCAGCAATGCGCGGATGCGGTGATTCGTATGAGATCAGAATTTCTGTTCAAAACCAGAAAATTCGATGAAATAAAATTTCACTTCACCAGCGGAGATTTACTTACGTGGAACGACTACAGGGAAGGAGTGCGGGCTTTCGTGAACGGCAATAAAGTAACCTTCAGGAAAGCCGAAACACGTGATGATTCATATGGCAATTTCATAAAATATCTGGAACTTGTTTACAATTATGCGGGTACAATTTCGCAGTTTCGCGAGACAAAACCTCTGAAAAGCAATTCTGATTTAAGAACGGGCGACCTCCTGATCACCGCAGGAAGTCCAGGTCATGTGGTTTTCATTGCAGGAACGTGCAAAAACGAAAAAGGAGAAAAACGTTATCTCTTGGCGGAAGGTTTTACTCCTGCACAGTCAATCTCAATAATGAGCAATCCGTTTGATCCAAAAATTTCGCCTTGGTACGAACTGGATGTCAACGCAGCTGAGATCAGAACTTCAAGATACCGGTTTCAACCTGTGAATTTCCGGAGATACTAA